Proteins found in one Paenibacillus sp. FSL R10-2782 genomic segment:
- a CDS encoding ABC-three component system middle component 1, with translation MDIFNTTHNRLLENGFEVHDIEEIRKLGASFYKSSINNVVLKKLHYNEESDLIKSFSMKIRSILMEGNENIWNTYLLFCIGNEIDSETNYRIERDTKALRKYAICSDLDLNRIPFLDKFREISKPIKNDVTSEEESEYLQEIISFLQESDGNQNKLNGNQVDELTKKIIKMVELRYENRQNNS, from the coding sequence ATGGATATTTTTAATACAACTCATAACAGATTACTTGAAAATGGTTTTGAAGTACACGATATAGAAGAAATCAGGAAATTAGGTGCTTCATTTTATAAGTCTTCTATAAATAACGTAGTGTTAAAAAAACTTCATTATAACGAAGAGAGCGATTTGATAAAATCATTTTCAATGAAGATAAGATCTATTTTGATGGAGGGTAATGAAAATATTTGGAATACGTATTTACTATTCTGCATAGGTAACGAAATTGATTCTGAAACAAATTACAGAATTGAACGTGACACTAAGGCATTACGAAAATATGCTATATGCAGTGATTTAGACTTAAATAGAATCCCCTTTCTTGACAAGTTTAGAGAGATAAGTAAGCCGATTAAAAACGATGTGACTTCAGAGGAGGAAAGTGAATACCTACAAGAAATTATTAGTTTTCTCCAAGAAAGTGATGGCAACCAGAATAAATTAAATGGCAACCAAGTGGATGAGCTAACGAAAAAAATAATAAAAATGGTGGAGCTGCGCTATGAGAATAGACAAAATAACTCTTGA
- a CDS encoding dsDNA nuclease domain-containing protein, which produces MDKLEQIIEHYIDNQEEKNAENVAFLQENVVGKSSDEIATLLSNVIPEETGGIVAISGFYYQFLVAIEYIIEMLKDKWDYIFIEHLDDIVVGKGKMVRFVQVKSSEKVKMKATDSPASGLYLRSPIAGGTERKNNSWIDKLVSKAELLQQMNGYITQFQLYSSYHFIKTGNYDFDVYTGNSNYNMDIADNDDLLLKLSDPVCDKNGERYDYEVKCGEKPKELLKRFYLHTGIGLQDLEVFENHLCMKLSEWLFSDVGDRVRVHPNDLNTLIGHLCTRCIYRDNAERLLITRDKLEEILAEIRTRCLDSVEQTTEKHGNISIISKIIDSIVSENETGVHAPVFKDKLYTYREYLRQWVDNGGNIRSLIERYVDGTIRSSAYANLKDLNREQKLYDFFNIVFIMMIVKNSFLEFTDSNSLLTKKCTVSNLLFSFLSLELRSNLESGLQKLESIIQQSDTNDHLYLLDKSLRVVFQNYTDRGFRETVRHEVKNIPEIKLKGFEDEQPLNKVTYMVEVIPGKEILGDFSEVLVLDEQHSFRDKMQEIWNQYCNEVN; this is translated from the coding sequence ATGGATAAGTTAGAACAAATCATTGAGCATTATATTGATAACCAAGAAGAAAAAAACGCTGAAAATGTAGCTTTTCTACAAGAGAATGTAGTAGGTAAGTCTAGCGATGAGATTGCTACTTTGCTTTCAAATGTTATACCGGAAGAGACGGGGGGGATTGTTGCAATTTCGGGGTTTTATTATCAATTCTTAGTTGCGATTGAGTACATAATCGAAATGCTAAAGGACAAGTGGGATTACATTTTTATAGAGCATCTCGATGACATTGTAGTTGGAAAAGGTAAGATGGTAAGATTCGTCCAAGTGAAGAGCAGTGAAAAAGTTAAAATGAAAGCAACTGATAGTCCCGCATCGGGGTTATATCTTCGATCACCTATAGCAGGGGGGACAGAAAGAAAAAATAACAGTTGGATTGATAAATTGGTATCTAAGGCGGAACTACTTCAGCAAATGAATGGGTATATCACGCAGTTTCAGTTGTATTCGAGTTATCATTTTATAAAAACTGGTAATTATGATTTTGATGTGTATACAGGGAATTCTAATTACAATATGGACATTGCGGACAATGATGATTTGCTTTTAAAGCTCAGTGATCCCGTGTGTGACAAAAATGGAGAACGCTATGATTATGAAGTCAAATGTGGAGAAAAACCAAAAGAGCTTTTGAAGAGATTCTATTTACATACTGGTATAGGGCTGCAAGATTTAGAGGTATTTGAGAATCATTTATGTATGAAGCTCAGTGAGTGGCTATTCAGTGATGTTGGAGACAGGGTCAGGGTTCATCCCAATGATTTAAATACCTTAATTGGTCATTTATGCACGAGGTGTATATATAGAGATAATGCCGAAAGATTGCTTATTACAAGAGATAAATTAGAGGAAATACTAGCTGAGATAAGAACAAGATGCCTAGATTCGGTTGAACAGACTACCGAAAAACATGGAAATATATCTATTATTTCTAAAATTATTGATTCTATTGTCAGTGAAAATGAGACCGGTGTTCATGCACCTGTATTTAAAGATAAACTTTATACCTATCGCGAATATCTAAGACAGTGGGTTGATAACGGGGGGAATATTCGGTCACTGATTGAGAGATATGTGGACGGTACTATCCGAAGCTCGGCCTATGCCAACTTAAAAGATTTAAACAGAGAGCAAAAACTATATGATTTTTTTAATATTGTTTTTATCATGATGATTGTCAAAAATTCATTTTTGGAGTTCACCGATTCGAATAGCTTATTAACTAAGAAATGCACGGTTTCTAACCTGTTATTCTCATTTTTAAGTTTGGAATTGAGAAGTAATTTAGAATCAGGCTTACAGAAACTTGAATCAATCATACAACAATCTGACACGAATGATCATCTTTACCTGTTGGATAAGTCACTAAGAGTTGTGTTTCAAAATTATACAGACAGGGGATTTAGGGAAACCGTCCGACATGAGGTTAAAAACATTCCGGAGATTAAATTAAAAGGATTTGAAGATGAGCAACCACTTAACAAAGTAACATATATGGTTGAAGTCATTCCAGGAAAAGAGATTTTAGGTGATTTTTCCGAAGTTTTGGTTTTAGATGAACAACATTCTTTTCGAGATAAGATGCAAGAAATTTGGAATCAGTATTGTAACGAGGTGAACTGA
- a CDS encoding prepilin peptidase, with amino-acid sequence MSIVTIETLSFILLLLFASVCDLRTRQIPNSLSLAIAGVGLLHHSPLTALIGLFITGLPYLLGAIFSGGKIGGGDIKLMAACGVVLGPFYGTLQSILGLTLVLLFALALSFHHSVSPTSQTALPLAPYLAVGGIVAYVLSH; translated from the coding sequence ATGAGCATCGTAACCATCGAAACGCTAAGTTTCATCCTGCTGCTTTTGTTTGCAAGTGTATGCGATCTCCGGACACGTCAGATCCCAAACAGCCTGTCACTGGCAATCGCTGGCGTGGGATTACTTCATCATTCTCCGCTTACTGCCCTAATTGGTCTGTTCATCACAGGCTTGCCCTATTTATTAGGGGCAATCTTTTCTGGTGGCAAAATCGGTGGCGGTGACATCAAGCTGATGGCCGCCTGTGGTGTTGTACTTGGCCCCTTCTACGGTACGCTGCAAAGCATATTGGGTCTAACACTGGTACTGCTGTTTGCATTAGCCCTTTCCTTCCATCACAGCGTCTCTCCAACCAGTCAAACCGCACTACCCTTGGCTCCTTATCTTGCTGTGGGCGGAATCGTAGCCTATGTCCTTTCGCATTAA
- a CDS encoding conjugal transfer protein TrbL family protein, translating into MEKIILLLIIALLNGSLIYIDTLLKDIIPISLYAERYMTLTTGANLLENLYDIVFSFGVALMILKFLKKGFEIYVLWTDGDPDEEPLFLLTNFFRAMAVAVCFPTIYTWLGSMVEDLTNRLLGAIGQSTNYDWQLWVEALESAGLVTAVFGLIFIVCFFILYFQFLMRGLEMFILRVGIPLACAGLLDNDKGVFRAYAQKFTQSMLAVVIQIALAKLGVGLMLQSHVFWGMACMMLAIRTPRFLSDFLITTGGGGGVVNNIYHSVKLIGMARKLSKAG; encoded by the coding sequence TTGGAGAAAATTATATTGTTACTTATCATCGCCCTACTGAATGGTTCCTTGATATACATCGATACGCTCTTGAAAGACATTATTCCGATTTCGCTTTATGCTGAACGATACATGACCTTGACCACGGGAGCGAATCTGCTCGAAAACCTATACGATATTGTATTTTCCTTTGGTGTAGCACTGATGATTCTCAAATTTCTAAAAAAGGGATTTGAAATCTATGTCCTGTGGACGGATGGCGATCCGGACGAGGAACCCTTGTTTCTGCTTACCAATTTCTTTCGTGCAATGGCGGTAGCCGTCTGTTTTCCAACGATATACACTTGGCTTGGCAGCATGGTAGAAGACTTAACCAATCGCCTGCTTGGTGCAATCGGGCAATCTACCAATTACGATTGGCAATTATGGGTCGAAGCGCTGGAATCAGCCGGGTTGGTTACGGCAGTGTTTGGTCTGATTTTCATTGTCTGTTTCTTTATTCTCTATTTCCAGTTTTTGATGCGGGGGCTAGAGATGTTCATTCTGCGAGTTGGTATTCCCTTAGCCTGCGCGGGACTATTGGACAACGATAAGGGCGTATTCCGCGCCTATGCTCAAAAATTCACCCAATCCATGTTGGCTGTCGTCATTCAAATCGCTTTAGCTAAGCTAGGTGTTGGACTAATGCTGCAAAGCCATGTGTTTTGGGGCATGGCTTGTATGATGCTTGCCATTCGCACGCCACGATTCCTATCCGACTTCCTCATTACAACAGGCGGTGGCGGCGGTGTGGTGAACAACATCTATCACAGCGTTAAGCTGATCGGCATGGCCCGCAAGCTGAGCAAGGCGGGCTAA
- a CDS encoding type IV secretory system conjugative DNA transfer family protein, giving the protein MKLNHPKGIPKQHPPSKMDKLLISPPSVSSGGIVLGQRQERNLERLYYIGDDVHSLCIGATRSGKSRTVVLQSIGLLGLAGESMVISDPKAELYHYSHVLLEKLGYTVWTLDFRHPEKSHHYNLLQPVIDATLAGDQEQAEMLAWDMTQVLVGKAQGEKIWTNGEMSVIAASILSVVWDNIKRPEYQNLTNVYWFLAEMNRQIGNKTPMQEYIKRLPQQHPARALLSISDIAPSRTKGSFYTSALTTLRLFTSKSIYAITHKSDFSLADLGREKQALFIILPDEKTTFYPVASLMVSQLYELLTTQADERGGRLERRVNFILDEFGNFTPIADFTNKLTVGGGRGMRFNLFLQSFEQLKEKYDDHAASTIKSNCQTWIYLQADDLETLREISEKLGTYTTSSYQISVSHGKYSTPSTSHSLNLLERKLLTVDEVRRVSRPYQIVLSRSHPAMMFSPDLSQWAFNQMMGLGDKEHNRKVREEREQRRPILTDTREEVKLWNIWIYYQKDITRQLAEQRQQAAASAGGMPPSFDD; this is encoded by the coding sequence ATGAAGTTGAATCACCCGAAAGGAATTCCGAAACAGCATCCACCGAGTAAAATGGACAAGCTCCTCATATCTCCTCCTTCTGTTTCTTCAGGCGGAATTGTTCTTGGCCAGCGACAAGAACGTAACCTGGAGCGCCTCTATTATATTGGTGATGATGTACATTCTCTCTGTATAGGTGCAACCCGTAGCGGCAAGTCGCGAACAGTCGTACTGCAATCCATTGGTCTGCTAGGGTTGGCTGGAGAGTCTATGGTCATCAGTGACCCGAAAGCCGAGCTTTACCACTATAGTCATGTTCTCTTGGAAAAGCTGGGTTATACCGTATGGACACTGGATTTTCGGCATCCTGAAAAAAGCCACCATTATAACCTGTTGCAGCCTGTCATTGACGCAACACTTGCTGGCGATCAAGAACAAGCGGAAATGCTCGCTTGGGATATGACACAGGTATTGGTAGGTAAAGCGCAAGGCGAGAAGATATGGACAAACGGCGAAATGTCAGTCATTGCGGCTTCCATCCTCAGTGTCGTGTGGGACAATATCAAACGACCCGAATATCAAAACCTGACCAATGTATACTGGTTTCTTGCGGAAATGAATAGGCAAATTGGCAACAAAACGCCAATGCAAGAGTATATCAAACGCCTGCCTCAACAACATCCAGCACGCGCTTTGCTCAGTATTTCTGACATTGCCCCTTCCCGTACCAAAGGTAGTTTTTATACTTCGGCGCTTACCACCCTTCGGCTGTTCACCTCTAAATCCATTTATGCCATTACCCATAAAAGCGACTTTTCTCTGGCTGACCTTGGTCGTGAGAAACAGGCGCTCTTTATTATTTTGCCCGATGAAAAAACGACCTTCTATCCCGTTGCATCGCTAATGGTGTCTCAGCTTTATGAGCTGTTGACCACCCAAGCTGACGAGCGTGGCGGGAGATTGGAACGGCGGGTTAACTTCATTCTGGATGAATTCGGGAACTTCACGCCGATTGCCGACTTCACCAACAAGCTCACTGTTGGTGGCGGGCGTGGAATGCGCTTCAATCTATTTTTGCAGAGTTTCGAGCAGCTCAAGGAAAAATACGACGACCATGCAGCCAGCACCATCAAGAGCAACTGTCAGACCTGGATTTATCTGCAGGCTGACGATCTGGAGACGCTGCGAGAAATCAGCGAAAAGCTGGGGACATATACGACCTCCAGCTATCAAATTTCCGTTTCCCACGGCAAATACTCCACGCCAAGCACCTCCCACTCACTCAATTTGCTGGAGCGCAAGTTGTTGACAGTTGATGAGGTACGCCGCGTATCTCGTCCTTATCAGATTGTACTTTCCCGCTCCCATCCCGCCATGATGTTCTCACCTGATCTGAGTCAGTGGGCATTCAACCAGATGATGGGTCTTGGAGACAAAGAGCATAATCGCAAGGTTCGGGAAGAACGGGAACAACGACGACCTATCCTGACGGATACGAGAGAGGAGGTGAAACTGTGGAACATCTGGATTTATTACCAAAAGGATATTACAAGACAACTAGCCGAGCAACGCCAACAAGCGGCCGCTTCCGCTGGGGGAATGCCGCCCTCCTTCGACGATTAA
- a CDS encoding HipA domain-containing protein → MAESWNKSYTLMHKNLPVAEIELDEATVSISAIGQVYSEKHVPVGIPVKKGKIDRAALNEWWRGRAIPASRDGIKEALLELNLSATQKLLDKSYGLSLSDQYWIAPSASHLEWSTINFFDNPFSEDVGNVLFGQGSSDAMSLMSPDNTSDGWLKKKWAVMDGKRCLVKGGSGATQQEPYNEVIASKIMERLGIPHVPYTLMEQEDYPYSVCENFITPRTELITAWYVMHTQQKPNHVSVYQHYVNCCEALGILDIVKSLDQMIVVDYLIANEDRHQNNFGVIRHAETLEWIGPAPIYDSGSSLWFSKPLGLIRADGKLTCKPFKPDHNEQIKLVTSFEWLDLSLLDGIEDEVRKVFRDSLFVDEARIHAICQALRGRIARLQEIIHTLAPQAREDDHSTDVKENIAYSGLQEEEDEWER, encoded by the coding sequence GTGGCTGAATCTTGGAATAAATCTTACACACTCATGCACAAAAATCTACCTGTGGCTGAGATTGAGCTGGATGAAGCGACAGTCTCCATTTCAGCGATTGGACAAGTATACAGTGAAAAGCATGTACCCGTGGGTATACCTGTCAAGAAGGGGAAAATAGACCGCGCGGCGCTCAATGAATGGTGGAGAGGCCGTGCAATTCCGGCCAGCCGGGACGGAATTAAAGAAGCGTTGCTTGAATTGAACTTGTCTGCGACACAAAAACTGTTAGATAAAAGCTACGGACTCAGCTTGTCCGATCAATATTGGATTGCTCCCTCTGCATCACATTTGGAATGGAGCACCATTAACTTTTTTGACAATCCCTTTTCAGAGGACGTAGGGAATGTATTGTTTGGGCAAGGCTCATCGGATGCCATGAGTCTGATGTCCCCAGACAATACCTCAGATGGCTGGCTGAAAAAGAAATGGGCCGTTATGGACGGCAAGCGCTGTCTGGTGAAAGGCGGAAGTGGTGCTACTCAGCAGGAGCCGTACAATGAAGTGATTGCCAGCAAAATCATGGAGCGGCTGGGTATACCTCATGTTCCGTACACATTGATGGAGCAGGAAGATTACCCGTACAGTGTGTGTGAAAACTTCATTACCCCGCGGACGGAATTGATTACCGCTTGGTATGTGATGCACACCCAGCAAAAGCCGAATCATGTATCGGTGTATCAGCATTACGTGAACTGCTGTGAGGCGCTGGGCATTCTCGACATTGTGAAATCACTTGACCAAATGATTGTAGTGGACTACTTGATTGCGAATGAAGACCGGCATCAGAACAATTTCGGTGTAATCCGCCATGCGGAGACATTGGAATGGATCGGACCCGCGCCGATATACGATAGTGGCTCGTCGCTCTGGTTTTCCAAGCCGCTCGGTTTGATTCGTGCAGACGGCAAGCTCACTTGTAAGCCGTTCAAGCCGGATCACAATGAACAGATCAAGCTGGTGACTTCTTTTGAATGGCTGGATTTGTCTTTGCTAGATGGGATTGAAGATGAGGTGCGGAAAGTTTTCCGCGATTCGCTCTTTGTGGACGAAGCCCGTATTCATGCGATTTGTCAGGCTCTGCGTGGACGCATTGCACGTTTACAGGAAATCATTCATACTCTTGCGCCGCAAGCGCGGGAAGATGACCACAGCACCGATGTAAAAGAGAACATTGCCTACAGTGGCTTACAAGAAGAAGAAGACGAGTGGGAAAGATAG
- the cpaB gene encoding Flp pilus assembly protein CpaB, which yields MKSWFRNRTIVGIVCIVFSLILTLGIAPLLNRTSSEQIAIVRLAKDVPKGAVITADQIESVQVGAYHLPQEVLTSSEAVIGQYAAVDLKRNDYLLPSKLSNTPLDAYLSRLDGNKQAISVTIKSLAAGLSGKLQPGDIVTIIASDYGELRTTTLLPELQYVEVLAATTSSGHDAQQNNQSDQEQDEQALPSTLTMLVTPEQAKLLADLENKSKLHAALVYRGDANTAKAFTDQQDAYFDSKTTQKEEDAHEQ from the coding sequence TTGAAATCATGGTTCCGAAATCGCACGATCGTGGGCATCGTTTGTATTGTGTTTTCTCTTATCCTCACCTTGGGCATTGCCCCTCTTTTAAACCGGACAAGCAGCGAGCAGATTGCTATCGTCCGTCTCGCTAAAGACGTTCCGAAAGGCGCGGTTATTACCGCCGATCAAATCGAGTCTGTTCAGGTAGGAGCGTATCATTTACCCCAAGAAGTATTAACTTCATCTGAAGCCGTTATTGGTCAGTACGCTGCTGTTGACCTAAAAAGGAACGATTATTTACTGCCTTCCAAATTATCCAACACTCCGCTAGATGCATACCTTAGCCGCTTGGACGGAAATAAACAGGCCATTTCCGTCACTATCAAAAGCCTCGCTGCCGGGCTGTCCGGTAAACTCCAGCCTGGCGATATCGTGACGATCATCGCTTCAGATTACGGTGAACTTCGCACTACAACTCTTCTGCCGGAGTTGCAATATGTGGAGGTTTTGGCTGCAACAACAAGTAGCGGACATGATGCACAACAAAATAACCAATCTGACCAAGAGCAGGACGAACAGGCGCTGCCTTCAACACTAACTATGCTGGTTACGCCTGAACAGGCCAAGCTTTTAGCTGATCTGGAGAATAAGAGCAAGCTCCATGCAGCGCTCGTCTATCGCGGAGATGCCAACACTGCAAAGGCATTTACCGATCAACAGGATGCCTACTTTGATTCCAAGACGACACAGAAAGAGGAGGATGCTCATGAGCAATAA
- a CDS encoding MMCAP2_0565 family pilin-like conjugal transfer protein, which translates to MGGKRYFRQHIVNAYAALWLLLSAPPAFASGDIKGSKLVTGTEKLIGDVTTWLMILAPIVSGLLIIYFCIRRSAADEMDTKKWNNRIIVAVVSCIGAVLGSATLNILIGYYK; encoded by the coding sequence ATGGGCGGCAAGAGATATTTTCGGCAGCACATCGTTAATGCTTACGCTGCCTTGTGGCTGTTACTAAGCGCTCCTCCTGCTTTTGCATCAGGTGACATCAAAGGAAGTAAACTCGTCACCGGAACTGAAAAGCTGATTGGTGACGTTACTACCTGGCTGATGATTCTAGCGCCTATCGTATCGGGTTTGCTCATTATTTATTTCTGTATTCGCCGCTCTGCTGCAGATGAAATGGATACCAAGAAGTGGAATAACCGAATCATTGTTGCTGTCGTCTCTTGTATCGGTGCTGTTCTCGGCTCTGCCACTCTAAACATTCTCATCGGTTACTACAAGTAA
- a CDS encoding DUF6133 family protein, whose translation MKKWMKAVKEKSMYTMVMTKSALRNRRGEGFIDTAVKILIGVVIGALILGGLYVLFSTTILPTLNQRIIDMFNYKR comes from the coding sequence ATGAAAAAATGGATGAAGGCAGTGAAGGAAAAGAGCATGTATACGATGGTCATGACAAAATCAGCGCTTCGCAATCGCCGCGGCGAAGGTTTCATTGACACGGCTGTGAAAATCCTGATTGGTGTCGTTATTGGTGCATTGATACTGGGGGGACTGTACGTTCTGTTTAGCACAACAATTCTTCCTACTTTAAATCAGCGGATTATAGATATGTTCAATTACAAGCGCTAA
- the mobP3 gene encoding MobP3 family relaxase — MLSSKILNDCAEVIPLSVLIYKQRFFHPNHHKTPVSNYVHIGYIATRPGAVRHENLPHGLFGKMQPGNLQTYQSWQEVARIAREFSREGKNMYRGVISFRIETAMELGLNDFATWQQYAEQHMATLAAHNGIRIENLCWAAAFHNEKDHPHLHVVFWDKNQAIMKNFTHPEIPNRIRKQLIKDTFAYKIKAFCEQRDLAKSGITEITDQVIEQFESHMKSLSPRAFREFQQRFEDEDEDSLLRLPKHHLMDKQTITLLASRLMALRNYMPKTGRLAYKLLPPDTKKQVDELVQDLLEANPYLSQMTEEYVQAKLELSRLYTSDPEQLEKQRIQYQAEAEKRIANRILSTIRTIIKLEKDVDFHLYQSERQTAMAEQLLLELLHLMEGLTMTAQLDLDEKLKVIGGDLSKQAKKEWLLRHKDQGLEQ; from the coding sequence ATGCTTTCGAGCAAAATATTGAACGATTGCGCGGAGGTGATACCACTGTCAGTCCTGATTTATAAACAGCGCTTCTTTCATCCCAACCACCACAAAACTCCCGTCAGCAACTATGTCCATATCGGATACATTGCTACACGCCCCGGTGCAGTCCGACATGAGAACTTGCCTCATGGACTTTTTGGCAAGATGCAGCCAGGTAATTTACAAACCTATCAATCCTGGCAAGAAGTCGCTCGAATCGCCAGAGAATTTTCACGAGAAGGAAAGAACATGTATCGAGGCGTTATTTCCTTTCGTATAGAAACAGCGATGGAATTGGGCTTGAATGACTTTGCAACTTGGCAACAGTATGCAGAGCAGCACATGGCCACTCTCGCCGCTCACAACGGAATCCGAATTGAAAATCTATGTTGGGCTGCTGCCTTCCACAATGAGAAAGATCATCCCCATTTACATGTTGTCTTTTGGGACAAAAATCAGGCGATCATGAAAAACTTTACTCATCCAGAGATTCCAAACCGAATCCGCAAACAGCTTATCAAAGATACGTTTGCTTATAAAATCAAAGCATTTTGCGAACAACGTGATCTGGCTAAGTCAGGCATAACGGAGATCACGGATCAAGTTATTGAACAGTTTGAATCCCATATGAAATCACTAAGCCCCAGAGCATTTCGAGAATTTCAGCAACGGTTTGAAGACGAGGATGAGGATTCATTGCTTCGTCTCCCTAAACATCACCTAATGGATAAACAAACGATTACACTGCTTGCCTCACGTCTCATGGCTTTACGTAACTACATGCCGAAAACAGGCCGACTCGCTTACAAGCTGCTGCCACCGGATACAAAAAAACAAGTGGACGAGCTGGTTCAGGATTTACTTGAGGCCAACCCTTATTTATCTCAAATGACAGAAGAATACGTACAGGCCAAATTGGAATTAAGCAGGCTGTATACGTCCGATCCAGAGCAACTAGAGAAACAGCGAATCCAGTATCAGGCAGAAGCTGAAAAGCGTATTGCCAATCGCATCCTCTCCACTATTCGGACGATCATCAAATTAGAAAAAGACGTTGATTTCCACCTTTATCAATCTGAGCGGCAGACGGCGATGGCAGAGCAGCTTTTACTAGAGCTGCTTCATTTAATGGAAGGTTTAACGATGACCGCTCAATTGGATTTGGATGAAAAATTAAAAGTGATCGGAGGCGATTTATCAAAACAAGCGAAAAAAGAATGGCTGTTACGGCATAAGGATCAAGGATTGGAACAATAA
- a CDS encoding ATPase, T2SS/T4P/T4SS family, which produces MNNASLFFSATESKAFADVLQDVQSYLSGKYSTLMSRKPEEQKQQLISYMSQYLTDNRLHVPGLSFDELVDRLYAEMVEYSFLTRYLFSRDVEEININGYNDVKISYTDGRILPADEQFTSPDHAVDVIRRLLHQSGMILDYSQPIVRGHLANNIRITVFGPPVTDKEKGIAASIRIINPQKLAREDFIKSGTATADMLDFLSLCLRYGLSMCVTGATGSGKTTLMSWLLSTIPYDKRIFTIEQGAREFDLVVADESGHVLNNVVHTVTRSSEDPRQHIDQEKLLEFALTANPDVICVGEMKSAEAFAAQEAARTGHTVITTTHANSCLSTYYRMVTLCTQKYEMNDATLYNLVTEAFPLVLFVKKLEDNSRRIMEVTECCILPNGTREVVTLYRYAVHATKELAGKTVIEGGYEKVNDISPGLQKRLLENGLPLSRLATLIGGDNG; this is translated from the coding sequence ATGAACAATGCCTCTCTCTTTTTCTCAGCTACCGAATCCAAGGCATTCGCCGATGTCCTGCAAGACGTACAAAGCTATCTTTCAGGTAAATATTCCACACTGATGAGCCGCAAGCCAGAGGAACAAAAGCAGCAGTTAATTTCGTATATGAGTCAATATTTGACGGACAATCGGCTCCATGTACCGGGACTTTCCTTTGACGAACTGGTTGATCGGCTCTATGCCGAAATGGTCGAGTATTCCTTTCTGACCCGCTATTTATTTTCCAGAGACGTTGAGGAAATCAATATTAATGGCTACAACGATGTAAAGATCAGCTATACTGACGGACGTATCCTGCCAGCCGATGAACAGTTCACCTCGCCAGATCATGCGGTCGATGTCATTCGCCGGCTGCTGCATCAGTCAGGGATGATTCTCGATTACTCGCAGCCTATCGTGCGCGGCCACTTGGCGAATAACATCCGCATTACCGTGTTTGGCCCCCCTGTTACAGATAAGGAAAAAGGTATTGCTGCTTCCATTCGAATTATTAATCCGCAAAAGCTGGCACGAGAAGACTTCATCAAGAGCGGAACGGCAACGGCTGATATGCTCGATTTTCTAAGCCTTTGCTTGCGCTATGGATTGTCCATGTGCGTGACCGGAGCGACAGGCAGCGGAAAGACCACACTCATGAGCTGGCTGCTGTCCACCATCCCCTATGACAAACGGATATTTACGATTGAGCAGGGTGCGCGGGAATTTGATCTGGTCGTCGCTGATGAGTCGGGCCATGTACTGAACAATGTTGTGCATACAGTTACCCGCTCCAGCGAAGATCCCCGTCAGCATATTGACCAAGAAAAACTGCTTGAATTCGCTCTAACCGCTAACCCTGATGTCATATGCGTAGGTGAAATGAAATCAGCCGAAGCCTTTGCTGCCCAGGAAGCTGCTCGTACCGGACATACAGTCATTACAACCACCCACGCCAATTCGTGCCTCTCCACTTATTACCGGATGGTGACGCTTTGTACGCAAAAGTATGAAATGAACGATGCCACACTGTACAATCTCGTTACCGAAGCCTTTCCCTTGGTACTGTTTGTCAAAAAGCTGGAGGACAACTCGCGGCGCATTATGGAAGTGACGGAGTGCTGCATTTTGCCAAATGGAACACGCGAGGTCGTAACGCTTTATCGGTATGCTGTTCACGCTACAAAAGAGCTTGCTGGAAAAACCGTCATTGAAGGTGGCTATGAAAAAGTAAACGATATTTCGCCTGGTCTGCAAAAACGGCTGCTTGAAAACGGATTGCCTCTATCTCGACTTGCCACGTTAATCGGAGGTGATAACGGATGA
- a CDS encoding mercury transporter, whose protein sequence is MVTLEELAQAVVLLIRAGCAFRFIYTMIRLSGADDESSKYKKRARNVVIFYILAESIWQVKELILIYYR, encoded by the coding sequence ATGGTTACCCTAGAGGAATTGGCCCAAGCTGTTGTTCTCCTCATTCGGGCAGGCTGTGCCTTCCGCTTCATTTACACCATGATTCGTTTGTCTGGTGCAGACGATGAATCCAGTAAATACAAAAAGCGCGCTCGCAATGTCGTTATTTTTTATATCCTTGCGGAAAGCATTTGGCAAGTGAAGGAGCTGATCCTGATTTACTATCGCTAG